In Oncorhynchus keta strain PuntledgeMale-10-30-2019 chromosome 19, Oket_V2, whole genome shotgun sequence, a single genomic region encodes these proteins:
- the LOC118379076 gene encoding zinc finger TRAF-type-containing protein 1-like isoform X2: MSSMEERGEVGVAAAPGSSGGLGVGAVGAALETVVGGPSMQEEVGFRRGEGLGPDSDPDEPPPKKRMRLPEGESGKLEERLYSVLCCTVCLDLPKASVYQCTNGHLMCAGCFIHLLADSRLKEEQATCPNCRCEITKSLCCRNLAVEKAVSELPTDCPFCLKQFPRSSLERHQKEECQDRVTQCKYKRIGCPWKGPFHELPAHEEECCHPTKTGTELMGILGEMDQSHSRELTLYNSIFSLLCYEKIGFTGRLEVQFRPYRTDDFITRLYYESPRFTVLNQTWVLKARVNDSERNPNLSCKRTLSFQLILKSKVNSAIECSFLLLKGPYDDVRIKPVIHHHSFSNDTNETDYVPLPITDSVECNKLLAAKNINLRLFIFQIQK, encoded by the exons ATGCAAGAGGAGGTGggcttccgaagaggagagggacTCGGGCCCGATTCGGACCCGGACGAGCCGCCGCCCAAGAAGCGGATGAGATTGCCGGAGGGAGAGTCGGGAAAGCTGGAAGAGAGGCTGTATTCAGTGCTGTGCTGCACGGTGTGTTTAGATCTGCCCAAAGCCTCCGTTTATCAG TGCACCAACGGTCACCTGATGTGTGCTGGTTGTTTCATCCACCTGCTGGCTGACTCTCGTCTGAAAGAGGAGCAGGCCACGTGTCCTAACTGCAG gTGTGAGATCACCAAGTCTCTGTGTTGTAGGAACCTGGCTGTAGAGAAGGCTGTGAGTGAGCTGCCCACAGACTGTCCCTTCTGTCTCAAACAGTTCCCTCGCTCCAGCCTAGAGAGGCACCAGAAAGAGGAGTGTCAAGACAG GGTGACGCAGTGTAAGTATAAGCGGATTGGCTGCCCATGGAAGGGACCGTTCCACGAGCTACCGGCCCACGAGGAGGAGTGCTGCCATCCCACCAAGACTGGCACAGAGCTGATGGGCATCCTGGGGGAGATGGACCAGAGCCACAGCAGAGAACTAACCCTTTACAACTCTATATTCTCCCTGCTCTGTTACGAGAAGATAGGCTTCACAGGTAGGCTAg aGGTCCAGTTCAGGCCGTACCGGACAGATGACTTCATCACCCGTCTGTACTATGAGAGTCCTCGTTTCACCGTGTTGAACCAGACCTGGGTACTGAAGGCCAGGGTCAACGACTCTGAACGCAACCCTAACCTCTCCTGCAAACGCACCCTCTCCTTCCAACTCATCCTCAAGagcaag GTGAACTCGGCTATAGAGTGTTCCTTTCTGCTGTTGAAAGGTCCGTACGACGACGTGAGGATCAAGCCTGTGATCCACCATCACTCGTTCAGCAACGACACCAACGAGACAGACTACGTTCCCCTGCCCATCACCGACTCTGTGGAGTGTAACAAACTACTGGCCGCCAAGAACATCAACCTACGACTCTTCATCTTCCAGATCCAGAAATAG
- the LOC118379076 gene encoding zinc finger TRAF-type-containing protein 1-like isoform X1, whose translation MSSMEERGEVGVAAAPGSSGGLGVGAVGAALETVVGGPSMQEEVGFRRGEGLGPDSDPDEPPPKKRMRLPEGESGKLEERLYSVLCCTVCLDLPKASVYQCTNGHLMCAGCFIHLLADSRLKEEQATCPNCRCEITKSLCCRNLAVEKAVSELPTDCPFCLKQFPRSSLERHQKEECQDRVTQCKYKRIGCPWKGPFHELPAHEEECCHPTKTGTELMGILGEMDQSHSRELTLYNSIFSLLCYEKIGFTGRLEVQFRPYRTDDFITRLYYESPRFTVLNQTWVLKARVNDSERNPNLSCKRTLSFQLILKSKVHTHTRSLSTRSLSLTFTLFLLGELGYRVFLSAVERSVRRREDQACDPPSLVQQRHQRDRLRSPAHHRLCGV comes from the exons ATGCAAGAGGAGGTGggcttccgaagaggagagggacTCGGGCCCGATTCGGACCCGGACGAGCCGCCGCCCAAGAAGCGGATGAGATTGCCGGAGGGAGAGTCGGGAAAGCTGGAAGAGAGGCTGTATTCAGTGCTGTGCTGCACGGTGTGTTTAGATCTGCCCAAAGCCTCCGTTTATCAG TGCACCAACGGTCACCTGATGTGTGCTGGTTGTTTCATCCACCTGCTGGCTGACTCTCGTCTGAAAGAGGAGCAGGCCACGTGTCCTAACTGCAG gTGTGAGATCACCAAGTCTCTGTGTTGTAGGAACCTGGCTGTAGAGAAGGCTGTGAGTGAGCTGCCCACAGACTGTCCCTTCTGTCTCAAACAGTTCCCTCGCTCCAGCCTAGAGAGGCACCAGAAAGAGGAGTGTCAAGACAG GGTGACGCAGTGTAAGTATAAGCGGATTGGCTGCCCATGGAAGGGACCGTTCCACGAGCTACCGGCCCACGAGGAGGAGTGCTGCCATCCCACCAAGACTGGCACAGAGCTGATGGGCATCCTGGGGGAGATGGACCAGAGCCACAGCAGAGAACTAACCCTTTACAACTCTATATTCTCCCTGCTCTGTTACGAGAAGATAGGCTTCACAGGTAGGCTAg aGGTCCAGTTCAGGCCGTACCGGACAGATGACTTCATCACCCGTCTGTACTATGAGAGTCCTCGTTTCACCGTGTTGAACCAGACCTGGGTACTGAAGGCCAGGGTCAACGACTCTGAACGCAACCCTAACCTCTCCTGCAAACGCACCCTCTCCTTCCAACTCATCCTCAAGagcaaggtacacacacacacacgctcgctctcgactcgctctctctctctaacgttCACCCTCTTCCTTCTAGGTGAACTCGGCTATAGAGTGTTCCTTTCTGCTGTTGAAAGGTCCGTACGACGACGTGAGGATCAAGCCTGTGATCCACCATCACTCGTTCAGCAACGACACCAACGAGACAGACTACGTTCCCCTGCCCATCACCGACTCTGTGGAGTGTAA
- the LOC118379076 gene encoding zinc finger TRAF-type-containing protein 1-like isoform X4, whose protein sequence is MSSMEERGEVGVAAAPGSSGGLGVGAVGAALETVVGGPSMQEEVGFRRGEGLGPDSDPDEPPPKKRMRLPEGESGKLEERLYSVLCCTVCLDLPKASVYQCTNGHLMCAGCFIHLLADSRLKEEQATCPNCRCEITKSLCCRNLAVEKAVSELPTDCPFCLKQFPRSSLERHQKEECQDRVTQCKYKRIGCPWKGPFHELPAHEEECCHPTKTGTELMGILGEMDQSHSRELTLYNSIFSLLCYEKIGFTEVQFRPYRTDDFITRLYYESPRFTVLNQTWVLKARVNDSERNPNLSCKRTLSFQLILKSKVNSAIECSFLLLKGPYDDVRIKPVIHHHSFSNDTNETDYVPLPITDSVECNKLLAAKNINLRLFIFQIQK, encoded by the exons ATGCAAGAGGAGGTGggcttccgaagaggagagggacTCGGGCCCGATTCGGACCCGGACGAGCCGCCGCCCAAGAAGCGGATGAGATTGCCGGAGGGAGAGTCGGGAAAGCTGGAAGAGAGGCTGTATTCAGTGCTGTGCTGCACGGTGTGTTTAGATCTGCCCAAAGCCTCCGTTTATCAG TGCACCAACGGTCACCTGATGTGTGCTGGTTGTTTCATCCACCTGCTGGCTGACTCTCGTCTGAAAGAGGAGCAGGCCACGTGTCCTAACTGCAG gTGTGAGATCACCAAGTCTCTGTGTTGTAGGAACCTGGCTGTAGAGAAGGCTGTGAGTGAGCTGCCCACAGACTGTCCCTTCTGTCTCAAACAGTTCCCTCGCTCCAGCCTAGAGAGGCACCAGAAAGAGGAGTGTCAAGACAG GGTGACGCAGTGTAAGTATAAGCGGATTGGCTGCCCATGGAAGGGACCGTTCCACGAGCTACCGGCCCACGAGGAGGAGTGCTGCCATCCCACCAAGACTGGCACAGAGCTGATGGGCATCCTGGGGGAGATGGACCAGAGCCACAGCAGAGAACTAACCCTTTACAACTCTATATTCTCCCTGCTCTGTTACGAGAAGATAGGCTTCACAG aGGTCCAGTTCAGGCCGTACCGGACAGATGACTTCATCACCCGTCTGTACTATGAGAGTCCTCGTTTCACCGTGTTGAACCAGACCTGGGTACTGAAGGCCAGGGTCAACGACTCTGAACGCAACCCTAACCTCTCCTGCAAACGCACCCTCTCCTTCCAACTCATCCTCAAGagcaag GTGAACTCGGCTATAGAGTGTTCCTTTCTGCTGTTGAAAGGTCCGTACGACGACGTGAGGATCAAGCCTGTGATCCACCATCACTCGTTCAGCAACGACACCAACGAGACAGACTACGTTCCCCTGCCCATCACCGACTCTGTGGAGTGTAACAAACTACTGGCCGCCAAGAACATCAACCTACGACTCTTCATCTTCCAGATCCAGAAATAG
- the LOC118379076 gene encoding zinc finger TRAF-type-containing protein 1-like isoform X3, with protein MSSMEERGEVGVAAAPGSSGGLGVGAVGAALETVVGGPSMQEEVGFRRGEGLGPDSDPDEPPPKKRMRLPEGESGKLEERLYSVLCCTVCLDLPKASVYQCTNGHLMCAGCFIHLLADSRLKEEQATCPNCRCEITKSLCCRNLAVEKAVSELPTDCPFCLKQFPRSSLERHQKEECQDRVTQCKYKRIGCPWKGPFHELPAHEEECCHPTKTGTELMGILGEMDQSHSRELTLYNSIFSLLCYEKIGFTEVQFRPYRTDDFITRLYYESPRFTVLNQTWVLKARVNDSERNPNLSCKRTLSFQLILKSKVHTHTRSLSTRSLSLTFTLFLLGELGYRVFLSAVERSVRRREDQACDPPSLVQQRHQRDRLRSPAHHRLCGV; from the exons ATGCAAGAGGAGGTGggcttccgaagaggagagggacTCGGGCCCGATTCGGACCCGGACGAGCCGCCGCCCAAGAAGCGGATGAGATTGCCGGAGGGAGAGTCGGGAAAGCTGGAAGAGAGGCTGTATTCAGTGCTGTGCTGCACGGTGTGTTTAGATCTGCCCAAAGCCTCCGTTTATCAG TGCACCAACGGTCACCTGATGTGTGCTGGTTGTTTCATCCACCTGCTGGCTGACTCTCGTCTGAAAGAGGAGCAGGCCACGTGTCCTAACTGCAG gTGTGAGATCACCAAGTCTCTGTGTTGTAGGAACCTGGCTGTAGAGAAGGCTGTGAGTGAGCTGCCCACAGACTGTCCCTTCTGTCTCAAACAGTTCCCTCGCTCCAGCCTAGAGAGGCACCAGAAAGAGGAGTGTCAAGACAG GGTGACGCAGTGTAAGTATAAGCGGATTGGCTGCCCATGGAAGGGACCGTTCCACGAGCTACCGGCCCACGAGGAGGAGTGCTGCCATCCCACCAAGACTGGCACAGAGCTGATGGGCATCCTGGGGGAGATGGACCAGAGCCACAGCAGAGAACTAACCCTTTACAACTCTATATTCTCCCTGCTCTGTTACGAGAAGATAGGCTTCACAG aGGTCCAGTTCAGGCCGTACCGGACAGATGACTTCATCACCCGTCTGTACTATGAGAGTCCTCGTTTCACCGTGTTGAACCAGACCTGGGTACTGAAGGCCAGGGTCAACGACTCTGAACGCAACCCTAACCTCTCCTGCAAACGCACCCTCTCCTTCCAACTCATCCTCAAGagcaaggtacacacacacacacgctcgctctcgactcgctctctctctctaacgttCACCCTCTTCCTTCTAGGTGAACTCGGCTATAGAGTGTTCCTTTCTGCTGTTGAAAGGTCCGTACGACGACGTGAGGATCAAGCCTGTGATCCACCATCACTCGTTCAGCAACGACACCAACGAGACAGACTACGTTCCCCTGCCCATCACCGACTCTGTGGAGTGTAA